From Solwaraspora sp. WMMD1047, the proteins below share one genomic window:
- a CDS encoding ROK family glucokinase: MTLTIGVDVGGTKVAAGIVDMAGEVLAETRRDTPADDVAKTRDVIIEVVAELLARHQSQPEPITAVGIGAAGWIDATRSVVLFAPNIAWRNEPLRDYVSAAVDLPVVVENDANVAAWAEFRYGAGRDASDSMVMFTIGTGVGGGIVLGGELLRGANGIAAELGHMLSVPEGHLCGCGRLGCIEQYASGSALVRFARAGARQEPARATGLLELAGGDVEAVTGRMVTAAAKAGDGVSCAAFAQIGWWLGISLADMAQILDPETLVVGGGVVDAGDLLLGPTRRSYLEALAQRGRIPVADIRPAELGNTAGVVGAADLARR, translated from the coding sequence GTGACGCTGACCATCGGAGTCGACGTCGGAGGCACCAAGGTGGCCGCCGGAATCGTCGACATGGCCGGCGAGGTACTGGCGGAGACCCGCCGGGACACGCCCGCCGATGACGTCGCCAAGACCCGCGACGTCATCATCGAGGTGGTCGCCGAATTGCTGGCCCGCCACCAGAGCCAACCGGAACCGATCACCGCCGTGGGGATCGGCGCGGCCGGCTGGATCGACGCCACCCGGTCGGTCGTGCTCTTCGCTCCCAACATCGCCTGGCGCAACGAGCCGCTGCGCGACTACGTCAGCGCCGCCGTCGACCTGCCGGTGGTGGTCGAGAACGACGCCAACGTCGCGGCCTGGGCCGAATTCCGGTACGGGGCCGGCCGGGACGCCAGCGACTCGATGGTCATGTTCACCATCGGCACCGGGGTGGGCGGCGGCATCGTGCTCGGCGGCGAACTGCTGCGCGGCGCCAACGGTATCGCCGCCGAACTGGGCCACATGCTGTCCGTGCCCGAGGGGCACCTGTGCGGTTGCGGCCGGCTCGGCTGCATCGAGCAGTACGCCAGCGGCAGCGCCCTGGTCCGGTTCGCCCGGGCCGGCGCCCGGCAGGAGCCGGCCCGCGCCACCGGCCTGCTGGAGCTGGCCGGCGGCGATGTGGAGGCGGTGACCGGGCGGATGGTGACCGCCGCCGCCAAGGCCGGCGACGGGGTCTCCTGCGCGGCGTTCGCCCAGATCGGCTGGTGGCTGGGGATCAGCCTGGCCGACATGGCGCAGATCCTCGACCCGGAGACCCTGGTGGTCGGCGGCGGGGTGGTGGACGCCGGTGACCTGCTGCTCGGCCCCACCCGGCGGTCCTATCTGGAGGCCCTGGCCCAGCGCGGCCGGATTCCGGTGGCCGACATCCGCCCGGCCGAGCTGGGCAACACCGCCGGGGTGGTGGGCGCCGCCGACCTCGCCCGGCGCTAG
- a CDS encoding SRPBCC family protein, with product MADSSTQSIIIAARPDRVAAVIADFPRYPEWTEAVKNVEVVEEYEDGYASQVRFELDAGVLVDDYTLAYEYAEDLSRVQWHLVAPSRMQRTQNGSYDIEDNGDGTSTVTYTLEVELSVGMLGMFRRKAEKMIMDTALKQLKRRVETLDGAA from the coding sequence ATGGCGGACTCCTCCACCCAGTCGATCATCATCGCGGCGCGCCCGGACCGGGTCGCGGCGGTGATCGCCGACTTCCCCCGGTACCCGGAGTGGACCGAGGCGGTGAAGAACGTCGAGGTGGTCGAAGAGTACGAGGACGGCTACGCCAGCCAGGTCCGCTTCGAGCTCGACGCCGGCGTGCTGGTGGACGACTACACCCTGGCGTACGAATACGCCGAGGACCTCTCCCGGGTGCAGTGGCACCTGGTGGCCCCGTCCCGGATGCAGCGCACCCAGAACGGGTCCTACGACATCGAGGACAACGGCGACGGCACCTCGACGGTGACCTACACACTTGAGGTCGAGTTGTCGGTCGGCATGCTCGGGATGTTCCGGCGCAAGGCCGAGAAAATGATCATGGATACGGCGTTGAAGCAGCTCAAACGGCGGGTAGAAACCCTGGATGGGGCGGCGTAG
- a CDS encoding AMP-dependent synthetase/ligase: MREFSVPPVVTVGDSANLTDPVWDNAEAAPDAVQFVRYAPGSDGTVQPVDVTCRQFRDEVIALARGLVAAGIEPGSRVGLMSKTRYEWTLVDYAIWAVGAVTVPVYETSSAEQVAWILADSGAVACVVETSGHALCLAGLAERLPAVGNVWQIDAGDLDALVAAGEQVAPAEIDRRREAIRAGDLATIIYTSGTTGQPKGCVLTHRNMYADIANAIPVLPGLFNEGAATLLFLPLAHSFARLIQIGVVHARATMAHSSDVKNLVAELQRFRPTFVLSVPRVFEKVHTGAAQKAQAEGKGRIFAAAEQVAVAYSEALDSPGGPGAALRLRHKVFDLLVYRKLRAALGGRCRVAISGGAPLGARLGHFFRGIGVTILEGYGLTETSPAAAANLEHATRIGTVGRPLPGVTIRVADDGEILIKGELVFQGYWNNPEATAEALNADGWFHSGDLGQLDGDGFLSITGRKKEIIVTAGGKNVAPAVLEDRIRAHPLVSQAVVVGDGRPFVAALITVDEDAWPRWRDENGLPAEAGIADSTEHPALRAEIERAVDDANAAVSKAEAIKVFRILPRDFTEATGELTPSMKVKRAVVHKTYAAEIADIYGS, translated from the coding sequence GTGCGCGAGTTCTCCGTCCCACCGGTCGTCACCGTCGGCGACTCGGCCAACCTGACCGACCCGGTCTGGGACAACGCGGAAGCGGCGCCGGACGCCGTCCAGTTCGTCCGCTATGCCCCGGGGTCGGACGGGACGGTCCAACCGGTCGACGTCACCTGCCGGCAGTTCCGCGACGAGGTGATCGCCCTGGCCCGGGGGCTGGTGGCGGCCGGGATCGAGCCGGGTTCCCGGGTCGGCCTGATGAGCAAGACCCGGTACGAGTGGACCCTCGTCGACTACGCGATCTGGGCCGTCGGAGCGGTCACCGTCCCGGTCTACGAGACGTCCAGCGCCGAGCAGGTGGCCTGGATCCTCGCCGACTCCGGCGCGGTGGCCTGCGTGGTCGAGACCAGCGGACACGCGCTCTGCCTGGCCGGGCTCGCCGAGCGGCTGCCGGCGGTGGGCAACGTCTGGCAGATCGACGCCGGCGACCTCGACGCCCTGGTCGCGGCCGGCGAGCAGGTCGCGCCCGCCGAGATCGACCGGCGCCGCGAGGCCATCCGGGCCGGCGACCTCGCCACCATCATCTACACCAGTGGCACCACCGGGCAGCCGAAGGGCTGCGTGCTGACCCACCGCAACATGTACGCCGACATCGCCAACGCGATCCCGGTGCTGCCCGGGCTGTTCAACGAGGGTGCCGCCACCCTGCTGTTCCTGCCGCTGGCCCACTCGTTCGCCCGACTGATCCAGATCGGCGTGGTGCACGCGCGGGCCACCATGGCGCACAGCTCCGACGTCAAGAACCTCGTCGCCGAGCTGCAGCGGTTCCGCCCCACCTTCGTCCTGTCGGTGCCCCGGGTCTTCGAGAAGGTGCACACCGGGGCCGCGCAGAAGGCCCAGGCGGAGGGGAAGGGCCGGATCTTCGCCGCCGCCGAGCAGGTGGCGGTGGCGTACAGCGAGGCCCTGGACTCCCCCGGCGGACCCGGCGCCGCCCTGCGCCTGCGGCACAAGGTCTTCGACCTGCTGGTCTACCGCAAGCTTCGGGCCGCACTCGGCGGTCGCTGCCGGGTGGCGATCTCGGGTGGCGCGCCGCTGGGGGCGCGGCTGGGCCACTTCTTCCGGGGGATCGGGGTGACCATCCTGGAGGGCTACGGCCTGACCGAGACCTCGCCGGCCGCCGCCGCCAACCTGGAGCACGCGACCCGGATCGGCACCGTCGGCCGCCCGCTGCCCGGCGTGACCATCCGGGTCGCCGACGACGGCGAGATCCTGATCAAGGGAGAGCTGGTCTTCCAGGGCTACTGGAACAACCCGGAGGCCACCGCCGAGGCGCTCAACGCCGACGGCTGGTTCCACAGCGGTGACCTGGGCCAACTCGACGGCGACGGCTTCCTGAGCATCACCGGCCGGAAGAAGGAGATCATCGTCACGGCCGGCGGCAAGAACGTGGCGCCGGCCGTACTGGAGGACCGGATCCGCGCCCATCCGCTGGTCAGCCAGGCCGTGGTGGTCGGCGACGGGCGGCCGTTCGTGGCCGCGCTGATCACCGTCGACGAGGACGCCTGGCCCCGCTGGCGCGACGAGAACGGCCTGCCGGCGGAGGCCGGCATCGCCGACTCGACGGAGCACCCGGCGCTGCGCGCGGAGATCGAACGGGCCGTCGACGACGCCAACGCGGCCGTCTCCAAGGCGGAGGCGATAAAGGTCTTCCGGATTCTGCCCCGCGACTTCACCGAAGCGACCGGCGAGCTGACCCCGTCGATGAAGGTCAAGCGGGCGGTCGTACACAAGACATACGCCGCTGAGATCGCCGATATCTACGGAAGCTGA
- a CDS encoding GAF domain-containing sensor histidine kinase, which produces MTASTAATPRPHPLAAAARVVMLSLVAVLTMIATQDVGQLRWIALLAVAGLPAVLAHGHPVLGPLGRFAEVAILGMAASQVAAAATTASPIVGMGASAVLPYLAVPLTVVAVQRRSLEGAALLGVAAVSLVASGAITTTASGPQLERLGYLVVCAQWLILAGLGLYAANTLQRIMQARGETKPQPYAEATRLLTQLRSVARQLPGATLDPGGISEHLLEELRTVARADRAAVLSGSGGGRLVVLAQMGVDRVDWETTLDADSAIADAWASQQPQTAHRSQARSHTGREVSALVVPLVAGVRTIGLVTLEADVANAYPLSVVARVTALTRPAALRLEAALLFDEVRSLATNEERQRLAREIHDGVAQELVMVGYGIDNALATLPDGAAETAEELRVLRGEVTRVITELRLSLFELRSEVDRHGGLAAAIAEYARTVCASAGLRLHLSIDDSSARLPAATEAELLRIAQEAITNARKHSGADNMWVTCAVDPPYAQIEVSDDGQGIADQRPDGRYGLAIMAERAERIRGRLEISPRHPNGTTVAVVLGTSPRRDNVRDSVTASEGE; this is translated from the coding sequence GTGACCGCATCGACAGCCGCCACGCCGCGACCGCATCCCCTGGCGGCCGCGGCGCGGGTCGTCATGCTCTCGCTGGTCGCGGTCCTCACCATGATCGCGACCCAGGACGTCGGGCAGCTGCGCTGGATCGCGCTGTTGGCCGTCGCCGGCCTGCCGGCGGTGCTGGCCCACGGCCATCCGGTCCTCGGGCCACTCGGCCGCTTCGCCGAGGTGGCGATCCTCGGGATGGCCGCCAGCCAGGTCGCGGCGGCGGCGACCACCGCCAGCCCGATCGTGGGGATGGGCGCCTCGGCCGTGCTGCCGTACCTCGCCGTGCCGTTGACGGTGGTGGCGGTGCAGCGCCGTTCGCTGGAGGGGGCCGCGCTGCTCGGGGTGGCGGCGGTCAGCCTCGTTGCCAGCGGCGCGATCACGACGACCGCCAGCGGCCCGCAGCTCGAACGGCTGGGATACCTGGTCGTCTGCGCCCAGTGGTTGATCCTGGCCGGGCTCGGGCTCTACGCCGCCAACACGCTGCAGCGGATCATGCAGGCCCGGGGCGAGACCAAACCCCAGCCGTACGCCGAGGCGACCCGGCTGCTCACCCAGTTACGCAGCGTTGCCCGCCAGCTGCCCGGCGCCACCCTCGACCCCGGCGGCATCTCCGAGCACCTGCTGGAGGAGCTGCGCACGGTGGCCCGCGCGGACCGGGCCGCGGTGCTCTCCGGCAGCGGCGGCGGCCGGTTGGTGGTGCTCGCCCAGATGGGCGTCGACCGGGTCGACTGGGAGACCACCCTCGACGCCGACTCGGCGATCGCCGACGCCTGGGCCAGCCAGCAGCCGCAGACCGCGCACCGGTCCCAGGCCCGCTCGCACACCGGCCGGGAGGTGTCGGCCCTGGTCGTACCGCTGGTCGCCGGGGTGCGCACCATCGGGCTGGTCACCCTGGAGGCGGACGTCGCCAACGCGTACCCGCTGTCGGTGGTGGCGCGGGTGACCGCGCTGACCCGGCCGGCGGCGCTGCGGCTGGAGGCGGCCCTGCTCTTCGACGAGGTCCGCTCGCTGGCCACCAACGAGGAGCGGCAGCGGCTAGCCCGGGAGATCCACGACGGGGTCGCCCAGGAGCTGGTGATGGTCGGCTACGGCATCGACAACGCGCTGGCCACCCTGCCGGACGGGGCGGCGGAGACCGCCGAGGAGCTGCGGGTGCTGCGCGGCGAGGTGACCCGGGTGATCACCGAGCTGCGGTTGAGCCTGTTCGAGCTGCGCAGCGAGGTGGACCGGCACGGCGGCCTGGCCGCCGCCATCGCCGAGTACGCCCGCACCGTCTGCGCCTCGGCCGGGTTGCGGCTGCACCTGTCGATCGACGATTCGAGTGCCCGGCTGCCGGCCGCCACCGAGGCGGAACTCCTCCGAATTGCACAGGAAGCAATCACAAACGCCCGCAAACACTCCGGAGCGGACAACATGTGGGTAACCTGTGCCGTGGATCCGCCGTATGCGCAAATCGAAGTGTCGGATGATGGTCAGGGCATCGCTGACCAGCGCCCCGACGGCCGGTACGGTCTTGCGATCATGGCCGAGAGAGCGGAACGTATCCGGGGCCGGCTGGAGATCAGTCCGCGACACCCCAATGGCACGACCGTGGCCGTGGTGCTCGGAACCTCGCCCCGGCGCGATAACGTGCGCGATAGCGTCACCGCATCAGAAGGGGAGTAA
- a CDS encoding response regulator transcription factor, with the protein MTTSPTPTTRTKVLLVDDHDLIRKGLRHAFERDRQFEVVGEAATAAEGVRQAGALQPDVVIMDLRLPDGSGLEATRALRKSSATMGIVVLTMYAGDDQLFGALEAGASAFVPKTAPADEVVAAARHAASSPSAFTAADLAEAMKRRLAPSGPQLSPREGQVLRLLADGMSVAGIAKQLFVSESTAKTHISKLYEKLGAANRAQALMTALRLGLLEAPDAPKF; encoded by the coding sequence ATGACCACCAGCCCCACGCCGACCACCCGTACCAAGGTGCTACTTGTCGACGATCACGACCTGATCCGCAAGGGACTGCGCCACGCATTCGAGCGGGACCGGCAGTTCGAGGTCGTCGGCGAGGCCGCCACGGCCGCGGAAGGGGTCCGGCAGGCCGGCGCCCTGCAGCCAGACGTCGTGATCATGGACCTGCGGCTGCCCGACGGCAGCGGCCTGGAGGCCACCCGGGCGCTGCGCAAGTCCAGCGCCACGATGGGCATCGTCGTGCTGACCATGTACGCCGGCGACGACCAGTTGTTCGGAGCCCTGGAGGCCGGCGCCAGCGCGTTCGTGCCGAAGACCGCGCCCGCCGATGAGGTGGTCGCCGCCGCCCGGCACGCCGCCTCCTCGCCGAGCGCGTTCACCGCCGCCGACCTGGCCGAGGCGATGAAGCGCCGGCTCGCGCCGTCCGGCCCGCAGCTCTCCCCCCGCGAGGGACAGGTGCTCCGGCTGCTCGCCGACGGCATGAGCGTGGCCGGCATCGCCAAGCAGCTCTTCGTCAGCGAGTCGACCGCCAAGACCCACATCTCGAAGCTGTACGAGAAGCTCGGCGCCGCCAACCGGGCGCAGGCCCTGATGACCGCCCTGCGACTCGGTCTGCTCGAGGCTCCGGACGCGCCCAAGTTCTAA
- a CDS encoding SAM-dependent methyltransferase, with product MQRPDWAPDNVDIERPSVARMYDYYLGGSHNFAVDREAAQAVISVVPDAPLMAQANRAFLRRAVQFLVDAGIRQFLDIGSGIPTVGNLHEIAQRAAPESRVVYVDSDPVAVAHSREILAGNDQTVVIQEDFRRPEQILSHPELRKLLDFAEPVAVLVVAVLHFVPEEDDPDAALRTIRGALAPGSFLVLSQASDDGRSETEQTEARRVYRRTDSPLTPRSRTRLTELFDGFDLVEPGVVWVPQWRPDSPDGLDDAERAVFLGGVGRLGA from the coding sequence ATGCAGCGGCCGGATTGGGCACCCGACAACGTCGACATCGAACGGCCCAGCGTGGCCCGCATGTACGACTACTACCTGGGTGGGTCGCACAACTTCGCGGTGGACCGCGAGGCCGCCCAGGCGGTCATCTCGGTGGTGCCGGACGCGCCGCTGATGGCGCAGGCCAACCGGGCGTTCCTGCGGCGCGCCGTGCAGTTTCTCGTGGACGCCGGCATCCGGCAGTTCCTCGACATCGGCTCCGGCATCCCCACCGTGGGCAACCTGCACGAGATCGCCCAGCGGGCGGCGCCGGAGTCCCGGGTGGTCTACGTCGACTCGGACCCGGTGGCGGTGGCGCACAGCCGCGAGATCCTGGCCGGCAACGACCAGACCGTGGTTATCCAGGAGGACTTCCGCCGGCCGGAGCAGATCCTGTCCCACCCCGAGCTGCGCAAGCTGCTCGACTTCGCCGAGCCGGTCGCCGTGCTGGTGGTCGCGGTGCTGCACTTCGTACCCGAGGAGGACGACCCGGACGCCGCCCTGCGGACGATCCGCGGCGCGCTGGCGCCGGGCAGCTTCCTGGTCCTCTCCCAGGCCAGCGACGACGGCCGGAGCGAGACCGAACAGACCGAGGCGAGGCGGGTCTACCGGCGCACCGACAGCCCGCTGACCCCCCGCAGCCGGACCCGGCTCACCGAGCTGTTCGACGGTTTCGACCTGGTCGAACCGGGCGTGGTCTGGGTTCCGCAGTGGCGCCCCGACTCCCCCGACGGGCTGGACGACGCCGAGCGCGCCGTCTTCCTCGGTGGGGTGGGCCGGCTCGGTGCCTGA
- a CDS encoding bifunctional diguanylate cyclase/phosphodiesterase, whose amino-acid sequence MTQAQLERLLRRLTAQLADALHSEPFNLQIGQRVGADLVAAHIASAEGLGRTIEVIQLRLLRDLGLSDDDTQDRMARLLATVATGYARALRDRTLDEQESIRRAGMVARIQAEQALRESEARYRYRATHDPLTELPNRILFTERLGAAIGRSDRVGQRVGVCFIDLDDFKMVNDALGHQLGDLLLASVAGRLRRSVGDHLVARLGGDEFVVLVEDTTCTEDVVKVADAALAAISTPAVVDGHELTIRASIGVVERPVAGTTPTAVMRDADITLHWAKTSNKGRWSLYDPERNAREMTRYALSAAMPGALDRGEFYLDYQPLVSLTGGNVVGLEALVRWRHPELGVLRPDTFISLAEETGLIVRLGGWVLAEACRQARDWHRSDPGGPFVSVNLAVRQVQGPGLVDEVHSVLDRNGLPPGRLQLEVTESALMTNAGEPVRALRELSDLGVRIAVDDFGTGYSNLAYLRDLPITELKFAGSFVEGLRAPAGDAAGSTDERILASLVALAHTLDLTVTAEGVETAGQADRLRAIGCDAAQGWHFGRPASPDLITGQLIRA is encoded by the coding sequence ATGACCCAGGCCCAGTTGGAGCGGTTGCTGCGCCGGCTGACGGCGCAGTTGGCCGACGCGCTGCACTCCGAACCGTTCAATCTGCAGATCGGCCAGCGGGTCGGTGCCGACCTGGTCGCCGCGCACATCGCCTCCGCCGAAGGGCTGGGGCGCACCATCGAGGTCATCCAGCTCCGGCTGCTGCGCGATCTGGGCCTCTCCGACGACGACACCCAGGATCGGATGGCCCGGCTGCTGGCCACCGTCGCCACCGGCTACGCACGCGCCCTGCGGGACCGCACCCTCGACGAGCAGGAGTCGATCCGGCGGGCCGGCATGGTCGCCCGGATCCAGGCCGAGCAGGCGCTGCGGGAGAGCGAGGCCCGGTACCGCTACCGGGCCACCCACGACCCGCTCACCGAACTGCCGAACCGGATCCTGTTCACCGAACGGCTCGGCGCGGCGATCGGCCGGTCGGACCGGGTCGGCCAGCGGGTCGGGGTCTGCTTCATCGACCTCGACGACTTCAAGATGGTCAACGACGCGCTCGGTCACCAGCTCGGTGACCTGCTGCTCGCCTCGGTCGCCGGCCGGCTGCGCCGCAGCGTCGGCGACCATCTGGTCGCTCGGCTCGGCGGCGACGAGTTCGTGGTGCTGGTCGAGGACACCACCTGCACCGAGGACGTCGTAAAGGTCGCCGACGCCGCGTTGGCGGCGATCAGCACACCGGCCGTGGTCGACGGCCACGAGCTGACCATCCGCGCGAGCATCGGGGTGGTGGAGCGGCCGGTGGCCGGCACCACCCCGACCGCGGTGATGCGCGACGCCGACATCACCCTGCACTGGGCCAAGACCAGCAACAAGGGCCGGTGGTCGCTCTACGACCCGGAGCGCAACGCCCGCGAGATGACCCGGTACGCGCTCTCCGCGGCGATGCCCGGCGCCCTCGACCGTGGCGAGTTCTACCTCGACTACCAGCCGCTGGTGTCGCTTACCGGCGGGAACGTGGTCGGCCTGGAGGCCCTGGTCCGGTGGCGGCACCCGGAACTGGGGGTACTGCGCCCGGACACGTTCATCTCGCTGGCCGAGGAGACCGGGCTGATCGTCCGGCTCGGCGGCTGGGTGCTGGCCGAGGCCTGCCGGCAGGCCCGGGACTGGCACCGCTCCGACCCCGGTGGGCCGTTCGTCAGCGTCAACCTCGCCGTCCGCCAGGTACAGGGGCCGGGCCTGGTCGACGAGGTGCACTCCGTACTCGACCGAAACGGGCTGCCGCCCGGCCGGCTGCAGCTGGAGGTCACCGAGAGCGCGCTGATGACGAACGCCGGCGAACCGGTGCGCGCCCTGCGCGAGCTCTCCGACCTCGGGGTACGGATCGCCGTCGACGACTTCGGCACCGGCTACTCGAACCTGGCCTACCTGCGCGACCTGCCGATCACCGAGCTGAAGTTCGCCGGCTCGTTCGTGGAGGGGCTGCGGGCGCCGGCCGGCGACGCGGCGGGCAGCACCGACGAACGCATCCTGGCCAGCCTGGTCGCGCTGGCGCACACCCTGGACCTGACGGTGACCGCCGAGGGCGTGGAGACCGCCGGCCAGGCCGACCGGCTCCGGGCCATCGGCTGCGACGCCGCCCAGGGCTGGCACTTCGGCCGGCCGGCCTCACCCGACCTGATCACCGGCCAGCTGATCCGGGCCTGA
- a CDS encoding ABC transporter ATP-binding protein, whose translation MESPQREAGDADPPLAEIEIPYWLTGTAEAANATFWRMLRRLPSLLRHAGSLAWRTNRAATAAVVLLHLGAGLASAVSLVNVVGVLDGLLAAGPTPDRVRAAVPSLLVVVGAAALRGVLGTAATAAQGRLSPQVSRAAELRLVELTTRVDLATFDDAEWRDAMHRARDRGIDATQRLVDHAIELGTALVSLVASAGVLAVLHPVLLPLLVVAVLPNGWAAVRSARLGYRAQLRMITMLRRKWMLSDLLADRDAGPELRAFTLREYLLGEVRRLLDASTRQYVELSDAQVRANLAGRALGGVAHGLTYGVLIWLLLVGEMELAVGGAAAYAISAGITALSNIAFAVNHVYEQGLYFSDYTSFSDLARSRAEPRPKLAAPARFDEITLTGVTFSYPGADRPAVRDVTLTLRRGETIALVGENGSGKSTLAKLLAGLYRPDGGTIRWDGVDLAQVGPDTVRDRVAVVMQEPTRWPFSAGTNITIGRYDRPHDPDQVTAAARAGDAHEFIVELSRGYDTLLSRHFVDGADLSGGQWQRLAVSRAFYRDAELLICDEPTANLDARAEHDVYRRLRELAVGRTVVLITHRMASVRTADRIYVLDHGVLTEQGDHDALMTWDGTYASLFRLQAQAYQRGDAHPGADGAGDRSPPRQPSGPDQLAGDQVG comes from the coding sequence ATGGAGTCGCCGCAGCGGGAGGCGGGCGATGCCGACCCGCCATTGGCCGAGATCGAGATTCCCTACTGGTTGACCGGCACCGCCGAGGCGGCCAACGCCACCTTCTGGCGGATGCTGCGCCGGCTGCCCAGCCTGCTGCGGCACGCCGGCAGCCTGGCCTGGCGGACCAACCGCGCGGCCACCGCGGCGGTGGTGCTGCTGCACCTCGGCGCCGGGCTGGCCAGCGCCGTCAGCCTGGTCAACGTGGTCGGCGTACTCGATGGGTTGCTCGCGGCCGGGCCGACCCCGGACCGGGTCCGGGCGGCGGTGCCGTCGCTGCTGGTGGTGGTCGGCGCCGCCGCCCTGCGCGGCGTGCTCGGCACCGCCGCGACCGCCGCCCAGGGCCGGCTCAGCCCGCAGGTCAGCCGGGCCGCCGAGCTGCGGCTGGTGGAGCTGACCACCCGGGTGGACCTGGCCACCTTCGACGACGCCGAGTGGCGCGACGCGATGCACCGGGCCCGCGACCGGGGCATCGACGCCACCCAGCGGCTGGTCGACCACGCGATCGAGCTGGGCACCGCGCTGGTCAGCCTGGTGGCCAGCGCCGGGGTGCTGGCCGTGCTGCACCCGGTGCTGCTGCCGCTGCTGGTGGTGGCGGTGCTGCCGAACGGTTGGGCGGCGGTGCGGTCGGCCCGGCTGGGCTACCGGGCCCAACTGCGGATGATCACCATGTTGCGGCGCAAGTGGATGCTGTCGGACCTGCTCGCCGACCGGGACGCCGGGCCGGAACTGCGCGCCTTCACCCTGCGGGAGTACCTGCTCGGCGAGGTGCGCCGGCTGCTCGACGCCAGCACCCGGCAGTACGTCGAACTCTCCGACGCGCAGGTGCGGGCCAACCTCGCCGGCCGGGCCCTCGGCGGGGTGGCGCACGGCCTCACCTACGGCGTGCTGATCTGGCTGCTGCTGGTCGGCGAGATGGAGCTCGCGGTCGGCGGCGCGGCCGCGTACGCCATCAGCGCCGGGATCACCGCGCTGTCCAACATCGCCTTCGCCGTGAACCACGTCTACGAGCAGGGGCTCTACTTCTCCGACTACACCAGCTTCAGCGACCTGGCCCGCAGCCGCGCCGAGCCCCGCCCGAAGCTGGCCGCCCCCGCCCGGTTCGACGAGATCACCCTGACCGGGGTCACCTTCAGCTACCCGGGCGCCGACCGGCCGGCGGTCCGGGACGTGACCCTGACCCTGCGGCGCGGCGAGACGATCGCCCTGGTCGGCGAGAACGGCTCCGGCAAGTCGACGCTGGCCAAGCTGCTGGCCGGGCTCTACCGGCCGGACGGCGGGACGATCCGGTGGGACGGCGTGGACCTGGCGCAGGTCGGCCCGGACACCGTCCGGGACCGGGTCGCGGTGGTGATGCAGGAGCCGACCAGGTGGCCGTTCTCGGCCGGCACCAACATCACCATCGGCCGGTACGACCGGCCACACGATCCGGACCAGGTGACGGCGGCGGCCCGCGCCGGCGACGCGCACGAGTTCATCGTGGAGCTCAGCCGCGGCTACGACACGCTGCTGTCACGGCACTTCGTCGACGGTGCGGACCTCTCCGGCGGCCAGTGGCAGCGGCTGGCGGTCAGTCGGGCCTTCTACCGGGACGCGGAGCTGCTGATCTGCGACGAACCGACGGCGAACCTGGACGCCCGGGCCGAGCACGACGTCTACCGGCGGCTGCGGGAACTCGCCGTGGGGCGGACCGTCGTGCTGATCACCCACCGGATGGCCAGCGTCCGGACGGCGGACCGGATCTACGTCCTCGACCATGGCGTGTTGACCGAGCAGGGCGACCACGACGCGCTGATGACCTGGGACGGCACCTACGCCAGCCTGTTCCGGCTGCAGGCGCAGGCCTACCAGCGGGGCGATGCCCACCCGGGGGCCGACGGCGCCGGGGACCGGTCGCCGCCGCGGCAGCCGTCAGGCCCGGATCAGCTGGCCGGTGATCAGGTCGGGTGA